One window from the genome of Glycine soja cultivar W05 chromosome 12, ASM419377v2, whole genome shotgun sequence encodes:
- the LOC114379621 gene encoding serine/threonine-protein kinase D6PKL1-like: MDIDYSFNANTCEIVEAREEIICKFKIDEKPESSCAHKSGKKYSIEDDINRLLQAIDIENSARALNTPDSQKSALKKPIKITSSQTSGIGLSEPVSLKQAFRGLCISHASKMAALKRLSKPSTSSRVSKVGISRPSNELGCNDNNEISNSSAHHSTSFVNATNPKPMSTRSSYQNQIGPLASEVQGEKLVTRLEQHVLANSTSVVAYSSNEVLELDIRLKTFCDSSRKDSLGSSMPNKGMEANLNSPPSSGTGNGVEKPTNSITSFAKPIFRDKNFHKNKVKQDLCSSSSCSNLCTINIGNDLAFCTSNLNKVTDNSDSKNEMKEKRKLPFKHSNHSIEVYSVNASMDSSKHGFCLTDKNRTRFLVTKFDEKSRSKEKGELSQSPKSSTSDYRSISKEKNLSGSSCNGHRPHMSKHARWEAVHVIEQQHGHLSWRNFKVLKRLGRGDIGIVYLAQLIGTSSLFAVKVMENDILVNQKKTSRAQIEREILQMLDHPFLPTLYAHFTTDKLSCLVMEYCPGGDLHVLRQRQPSKSFSEHATRFYVAEVLLALEYLHMLGVVYRDLKPENILVREDGHIMLTDFDLSLRCWVNPVLVKSPSPSVDPTKMSSSCLKAICMHPFCLQPNWHVSCTPILLSGGAKPQKTKAEISGQVGPLPQLIVEPINARSNSFVGTYEYLAPEIIKGEGHGSAVDWWTFGILLFELIYGITPFKGPSYEDTLANVVSQSLKFPDTPIVSFRARDLIKRLLIKDPKSRLGFVKGATEIRQHSFFEGLNWALIRCAPPPKLLKFCDFGTSLQSMKNAIDSQDCEEFDMF, translated from the exons ATGGATATAGATTACTCATTCAATGCCAATACATGTGAGATAGTAGAAGCAAGAGAAGAGATCATTTGTAAGTTCAAAATAGATGAAAAGCCTGAGAGTAGTTGTGCCCACAAATCAGGCAAAAAGTATTCTATAGAGGATGATATCAATCGTCTTTTGCAGGCTATTGATATTGAAAATTCAGCTAGAGCTCTAAATACACCTGATTCACAAAAGAGTGCTCTTAAAAAGCCTATAAAAATCACTTCATCTCAGACATCTGGAATTGGCCTCTCAGAACCTGTAAGTTTAAAGCAGGCATTTAGAGGGTTGTGCATCTCACATGCATCAAAAATGGCTGCATTGAAGCGATTATCAAAGCCATCCACTTCGTCAAGAGTATCAAAGGTTGGAATATCTAGACCTTCTAATGAATTAGGATGCAATGACAATAATGAGATATCAAATTCAAGTGCTCATCACTCTACTTCTTTTGTTAATGCAACAAACCCAAAACCAATGTCAACCAGATCATCATATCAAAACCAAATTGGCCCTCTTGCATCAGAAGTTCAGGGTGAAAAGCTAGTCACGAGGCTTGAACAACATGTACTAGCAAATTCAACATCTGTTGTTGCCTATTCTAGTAATGAAGTGTTGGAGCTAGATATTAGACTTAAAACGTTTTGTGATTCCTCCAGAAAAGATTCTCTCGGTTCTTCAATGCCAAATAAGGGAATGGAAGCAAACTTAAATTCTCCACCTAGTTCTGGCACAGGTAATGGGGTGGAGAAACCCACAAATAGTATTACATCTTTCGCAAAGCCAATATTTAGGGACAAGaactttcataaaaataaagtgaagcAAGATTTATGTTCTTCGTCGAGCTGCTCCAATCTATGTACCATAAACATTGGCAATGATTTGGCCTTCTGTACAAGTAATTTGAACAAGGTGACTGATAACTCTGATTCaaagaatgaaatgaaagaaaaaaggaagttGCCATTCAAACATTCAAACCATAGCATTGAAGTTTACTCAGTTAATGCTAGCATGGATTCAAGCAAACATGGTTTCTGTTTGACTGACAAAAACAGAACTAGGTTTCTAGTGACAAAATTTGATGAGAAATCAAGATCAAAAGAGAAGGGTGAACTCTCACAAAGTCCCAAAAGTAGCACTAGTGATTATCGTAGTATCAGTAAGGAGAAAAATCTAAGTGGTTCCAGTTGCAACGGGCACAGGCCTCACATGTCAAAGCACGCAAGATGGGAAGCAGTTCATGTTATTGAGCAGCAACATGGTCATTTAAGTTGGAGGAACTTCAAGGTCCTCAAAAGACTTGGTCGTGGGGACATTGGAATTGTTTATCTTGCTCAACTAATTGGTACGAGTAGCCTTTTTGCAGTAAAAGTGATGGAGAATGACATTTTAGTAAACCAGAAGAAAACATCGAGGGCTCAAATTGAAAGAGAAATATTGCAAATGCTAGATCATCCGTTTCTTCCTACACTTTATGCCCATTTTACAACGGATAAGCTCTCTTGCTTGGTTATGGAGTATTGTCCAGGTGGAGATTTGCATGTGCTACGCCAAAGGCAACCATCTAAGAGTTTCTCAGAACATGCAACCAG GTTTTATGTTGCTGAAGTTCTCCTTGCCCTGGAGTATTTGCACATGCTAGGAGTTGTATATAGAGACTTGAAGCCAGAAAATATTCTGGTACGAGAAGATGGCCACATTATGCTTACGGATTTTGACTTGTCACTCAGATGTTGGGTTAATCCAGTGTTGGTCAAGTCACCTTCACCAAGTGTGGATCCAACAAAGATGTCTAGTTCTTGTTTAAAGGCTATCTGCATGCACCCTTTCTGTCTTCAACCAAATTGGCATGTCTCCTGTACTCCTATTTTATTATCAGGTGGAGCAAAGCCTCAAAAAACTAAGGCTGAAATAAGTGGTCAGGTTGGTCCACTGCCACAGCTTATAGTGGAGCCTATCAATGCTCGATCAAACTCGTTTGTTGGAACCTATGAATACCTTGCTCCGGAAATCATAAAAGGTGAGGGTCATGGGAGTGCTGTAGATTGGTGGACTTTTGGTATACTATTGTTTGAACTTATATATGGTATAACTCCATTCAAGGGCCCATCATATGAAGATACATTAGCCAATGTTGTGTCACAGAGCCTTAAGTTCCCAGATACTCCTATAGTGAGTTTTCGAGCAAGAGATTTGATCAAACGATTGTTGATAAAAGACCCTAAAAGTCGATTAGGTTTTGTAAAAGGTGCTACTGAGATAAGGCAGCATTCCTTCTTTGAAGGCCTCAATTGGGCTCTTATACGTTGTGCACCACCACCCAAGCTCctcaaattttgtgattttggaaCTAGTCTTCAATCCATGAAGAATGCCATCGATTCACAAGATTGTGAAGAGTTTGACATGTTTTAG